One region of Zingiber officinale cultivar Zhangliang chromosome 7B, Zo_v1.1, whole genome shotgun sequence genomic DNA includes:
- the LOC122005297 gene encoding cellulose synthase-like protein H1, translated as MAKSHALPLNERVCVNNTLQRLSDVVILSLLLSLLAYRLASLHRHGTTWLVAFVCESWFAFIWFLYLNARWNRIVYRSHPQHLANTYGDLPAVDMFVTTADPTLEPPIITVDTVLSLLAVDYPVHKLACYVSDDGASPVTFFSFSESVEFAKLWVPFCKKHGVRVRAPSVYFSSTEPQLNSSADFIQEWRHVKNEYEELSRRVASVNNEDQIPNYHSNDEFKDFFKIESKNHPTIVKILWENKKGSEQEGIMPHLIYVAREKRPQHPHHYKAGAMNVLTRVSGVMTNAPFVLNVDCDMFANNPQVILHAMCLLLGSPDEGNNNAFAQAPQQFHRALKDDPFGNQLVVLQQSLVPGIQGIQGPFYAGTGCLQRRKVIYGVPPNGSRFKKKGGKFFSRLQLLECSSKDNSTEMLSREELQLFYGTSMEFMHSAVQITAGISSPGLPSDLSSRVAVAEMVASCSYEFNTAWGDEIGWVYGSMTEDILTSLRCHSMGWRTVALMLDPPAFLGSAPVGGPASLTQHKRWATGLLEILVSKKNPVVSVITKELMLRQYLAYLILLVWAVRSIVEVCYALLPAYCLLSNSTFLPNTSEVGFVVALALFVTYNIYTLVEYFRYGLSVRAWWNNQRMQRIYSSTAWLLGFFSVVLKLLGISDTVFEITQKEQRRPGKDVDDPGRFTFDSSPAFVPGTAVMLVNLWAFAVGLLRVLSTTDAEGPGIGEFVCSGWILLCFWSFLKGLVGRGRHGIPWPVIGKAMVMVCLFLAVLQNCMKL; from the exons ATGGCAAAGTCCCACGCCCTCCCTCTCAACGAGAGAGTTTGTGTCAACAACACTCTCCAACGGCTCTCGGATGTCGTAAtcctctccctcctcctctccctccTCGCCTATCGTCTCGCCTCGCTTCACCGCCATGGAACCACATGGCTCGTCGCCTTCGTTTGCGAGTCATGGTTCGCCTTCATCTGGTTCCTCTATCTCAATGCCAGATGGAACCGGATCGTTTATAGATCTCACCCCCAGCACTTAGCAAACAC GTACGGTGATCTTCCAGCCGTGGACATGTTTGTGACGACCGCCGACCCGACGCTGGAGCCTCCGATCATCACCGTCGACACGGTACTCTCCTTGCTGGCCGTGGACTATCCGGTTCACAAGCTTGCTTGCTATGTTTCCGATGACGGAGCGTCGCCAgtgaccttcttctccttttccgaGTCCGTGGAGTTCGCCAAGCTCTGGGTTCCCTTCTGCAAGAAGCATGGCGTGAGAGTGCGAGCGCCTTCCGTTTACTTCTCTAGTACTGAACCACAGCTGAACTCCTCAGCTGACTTCATCCAAGAGTGGAGGCATGTCAag AATGAGTATGAAGAACTAAGTCGAAGAGTTGCATCTGTAAATAATGAAGACCAAATTCCTAATTACCACAGTAACGATGAGTTCAAggacttcttcaagatcgagagCAAGAACCATCCAACCATAGTCAAG ATTTTATGGGAGAACAAGAAAGGATCAGAACAAGAAGGGATAATGCCACATCTAATTTATGTGGCCAGAGAGAAGAGGCCACAGCATCCACATCACTACAAGGCAGGAGCCATGAATGTTCTG ACGAGGGTGTCGGGCGTGATGACCAATGCACCATTCGTGCTCAACGTCGACTGCGACATGTTCGCCAACAACCCACAAGTCATCCTCCATGCCATGTGTCTGCTCCTCGGCTCCCCCGACGAGGGGAACAATAATGCCTTCGCCCAGGCTCCGCAGCAGTTCCATAGAGCTCTCAAGGACGATCCCTTCGGAAACCAACTCGTAGTCCTCCAACAG TCCCTTGTGCCCGGTATACAAGGTATTCAAGGCCCGTTTTATGCCGGAACAGGATGCCTCCAACGGAGAAAAGTCATATATGGCGTCCCACCAAATGGTTCCAGATTTAAGAAGAAAGGCGGCAAATTTTTTTCTCGACTCCAATTACTGGAATGCAGTTCGAAGGACAATTCAACAGAAATGTTGTCTCGCGAAGAACTTCAGTTGTTCTACGGAACCTCTATGGAATTCATGCACTCGGCCGTTCAAATAACCGCAGGAATCAGTAGTCCTGGATTACCCAGCGACCTTTCCAGTCGTGTTGCAGTAGCTGAAATGGTTGCTTCTTGTTCTTATGAATTCAACACAGCTTGGGGCGATGAG ATTGGTTGGGTTTATGGTTCGATGACGGAGGACATCCTCACAAGCCTGAGGTGCCATTCCATGGGATGGAGAACGGTGGCTCTGATGCTGGACCCACCTGCGTTCCTCGGCTCTGCCCCCGTAGGCGGTCCGGCGAGCTTGACGCAGCACAAGAGGTGGGCAACAGGCCTTCTGGAGATCCTGGTTAGCAAGAAAAACCCGGTAGTTTCTGTCATCACCAAAGAGCTCATGCTCCGGCAATATCTCGCGTACTTGATCTTACTTGTTTGGGCTGTGAGATCCATCGTCGAGGTCTGCTATGCTCTGCTCCCGGCTTACTGCCTCCTCTCGAACTCCACCTTCTTGCCTAAC ACATCAGAAGTTGGTTTTGTTGTGGCATTGGCTCTTTTTGTGACCTACAACATCTACACATTGGTAGAATACTTCCGCTACGGGTTATCGGTGAGAGCATGGTGGAATAACCAGAGGATGCAGAGGATTTACTCGTCCACCGCATGGCTTCTCGGCTTCTTCAGCGTTGTCCTCAAGCTTCTCGGCATCTCGGACACCGTCTTCGAGATCACCCAGAAAGAGCAGCGAAGGCCGGGCAAAGACGTGGACGACCCCGGGCGGTTCACCTTCGACTCATCGCCGGCGTTTGTTCCAGGGACCGCGGTAATGCTGGTCAATCTGTGGGCCTTCGCCGTCGGTTTGCTGCGAGTTCTCAGTACCACCGACGCCGAAGGACCGGGGATCGGGGAGTTTGTCTGTAGCGGCTGGATCTTGCTCTGCTTTTGGTCGTTCTTGAAGGGGCTCGTTGGGCGCGGGAGGCATGGGATTCCCTGGCCGGTCATTGGCAAGGCAATGGTGATGGTTTGCCTTTTCCTTGCAGTGTTGCAAAACTGCATGAAATTGTAG